The sequence below is a genomic window from Thermococcus sp..
CAAACCGTTCAACAGGTAATAAAACGCCATGACAGAGAGCCAGAGCGCGAAGTTCATCGCACTGTACATTTTCTCGGCAGCTATCAACTTGCCTTCCACCCTCTCAAGGACGTCTTTAAGTTCCTTCACATCCTCCATACCCATCACCGTTCCAATTTGGGGGGCTCCCCTATTTATGTGGTTGAGTTTCTCTGGATTTCAGAGCAAAACCGCAACCTTCTCCTGGAATTTAACCATTGGGTATCCAAATCACCTGGGATAAAGTTAAATATCATTGGATATATTAGGATTTCTGGTGAGGAACTGTGGAAGTTCTGACAACGGGTATTCCTACTCTCGATGATGCCATCGGTGGAGGTCTGCTGGAGGACAGCAACCTCCTGATAATCTACGATACGTACTCCTATGGATGGACCCTGGCCTTTGAAGTGCTCCGGAATCGGATGAAGCTGGGGGACTTCGGTGTTGTACTGGACTCCGTGATGCCCCTCTCCCACCTCAAGATGGAGCTTAACGCCATCAACTTCGATGTTGAAAAGGAGGGTAAGGAGGGAAATCTGGCCATCATGGATGTGTTCTCCTCTTTCTATGGAATAACCTACCCCGGTCTGGATTTCGTTTATACCGATACCAGCATAGACTCCTCCACATTCCTTCCAAAGTACACCGGTATGTACAGGCGCATTTTAAGCGAGAGGATACTGGATAGGAGGCCCATAGGAATCGATTCTACCATAGACGGCCTCGCGTTCCTCCTGGGAGAAGAAGCCTTCGTGAGGGTCTTCCAGAACATAATCGCCCTCAAGGAGAAAGCCCGGGTAACGGAGAATAGGAAGAGGCCCCTCAACATACTCCTGCTGAACAGGGGGAGGGCCTCCGAGAGTCTGATGGCGTGGATCTCTCTGTACAGCCAGTACGTCATAGAGTTCTCCTCGTCGAGTTTGGGTGTGGAGAGGATGTTCATACGAAAGTCCCCGCTTCCAGATTTTGCCCCGAAGGTGCTAATGGGTCATCCTCTTCTCTCCTGCTTTTAAGACGGTCAATCCTGCGAGATTCGCCGAGGAGTGCAAAACGAAAGCCGGGATTATGCCCCAAGGGCGAAGAGGTATCCGGCGACGGAGCCAAGGATGAAGGCTCCGGCTGTTACAACGACTCTTTTCCGTTCGCTTTTCCCGTAGGCTGCCCAGTGAGGGAGCGCGAATAACATGGCCGAGAAGATTATCGCATCCCAAAAGTGGCCGTAACTCAGGAGGTATCCTTCAACTAAAGCCCTGGTGAGTGCTTCTTCGCCCAGCGGGGCGAGGAGGAGCAGGAGGAGGAGTCTTTCCATCCCTCCTGGCATGAACTCCTCCATTGGGACTGAAGGGCTTCCCTCGAGCAGGTTTATCACGAAAGAGGCCCCAAAGCCGAGGATGAACGCGGGGGGATATATTCGGTGTTCCAGACGAATCCAAACCTTTCCGATCCTCCGAGGAGCTCCCATAACGGCGAACGACAGGGGAAACATCGTTAGCTGCATCACAAAGCCCGCTTTTTTCGGGCTCCCCCTGGAGGTGAGGGATGCTATGATGGAAGAGGGCACGAAAATTAACAGCCATAGGAGCAAGGCAACGGCGAACTCAATCATTCAATGACCCCCCGAAGGATCTCCAAAACCTTCCCCAGCTCTTCAACACCCGCATCCGTTATCTCGATAAACTTCCTCGGCCTTCTGCCGAAGCCGTAGTAGGTTCTCACGATTCCGGCCTCTTCAAGCGCTTTGAGATGGAACTCAAGGTTTCCGGCGGTGAGCTTTAGAGCCTTTCTCAGACTGGTGAATGTCGCTTTCTCCCTTGACAGGAGGTAGAGGGCTATTGCCAGCCTCGTCGGATTGCCGAGTGGCGACTTCGAAAGCTTGGCCAGTTCATCGAGCATCTCACTCCCTCATCGCTTTTCTCAGGCTACAGTATGCAGCAAACCCAAAAGCCACCGAAAGGACGAGTGTGGTGTAAGCTCCCTTTGTTATGGGAACCATCCGGTATGGAATGCTGGAGAGCAGTATTACGGCTCCAACCATGGCGTTTTCCTGCCATCTCTCTTTGAACAGGACTCCCAGGACGGCGAGAGCTGTCATCCCGGCTCCTATCGACAAGAGAGGCATGAGCCATTGGTCCTTGACATTCAGCCCGATGGCGAGTATAGCGATGGGCCAGACGATTAGCTGCGCGAGGAGGTATTTTACCTTCACTCCCCTTTTTCTTCCCAGGGCGGTTTCTATTCTGATCACATTCCTCAACGCTCTGCTCTCTTCCACAACAAAGAGCAGTATCCCAGCGGCGGAGAGGAGAACCAAACCTGAGCCCACAGACATTCCGGTATAGGCTGAAACGACGGATGAAACCACGTATATCACGGGAAAAGCAACCGCCCAGTAGAGGTAGACGATTGAGCGGTAGGCTTTCCTCGCGAAGTTGAGCTGTTTTTCAACCGCCTTTAACGCTTCACTCAGCTCCTCCATGTTCCCACCCAAGAAAAGTTGGGGTCAAAGCTTAAATACCCGGCTGGAAGTTTGTTTTCCAGACTAACCCCCGGCCCTTGCTAGTCTAAGTTTTTCCATGAAGCGCTCGATTTCCTCTGGAGAGCCTTCAATTAAGACCCTGCCAAGGGGTATGCCGTTCCTCTCAACTTTTCCGAGGAGGGTCAGTCTCACGTTAGCCCCGCTCTTCTCGCTGATTTCTTCGAGCTCGTTGAGGGAAATCGGCGTTTCAACAATCCTCAAGGAGGAACCTCCAGAGTGTTCAAAAGAAGATGTTAGAGCATCAGTAAAAGGAGCTCCCTCGGCAGGAACCATACTTCGCCCTTCTTTTTCAAAGGACCATTGTGTACCACAACACCGCAGGTTAATCCCGTCTTCTTCATGGTCTTGACAACCTGACGGACGCTCTTTCTCCCCCAACCGACCTCAACCACAACTCCTGTAGTGTGCCCCTTCAGGATAAAGTCCGCACCGCCTTTTTGGGCATCGTAGTGAAGCCCCAATTTCTTTTCCTTGGCAAGCAGGTGAAGATAAAGCGCTACGGCATCCTCAAGAAGCATGCCGAGTGTTTTTGAATCCCTTTCAAAGAGTCCAAACTCGTAAAGCACTGCACTCCTGAGCATTGGTGCCAGAAACTTATACTTCGGAGTCTTTCGAGCGACTTTGCCCAAAGAACCGTAGGCCCTTACCGGGAAGATGACTTCGAGGTCCTCAAGCTTCTCAATCATCTTTTCTACAGTCGCCTTGGCAAGCCCCAAAGTTGAGCTCAAGTCATCGTATGCTAAGCTTTCGCCGGAGGCGAGAAGAAGTAACAGACCAAGAACCTTTTCCCGTGTCGTCTCAGAAAGCCCTTCTCTCACTAAATCAACTTCAACAATCTTTCTCAGTATCTCATAAGCATCTTCAAGCGGATTCCCGGAAGTTAGGTAAATGGGTAGCGAGCCTTGAATGAGGTAATCCTCAACGTCTCTTTCAGTGAACTTTAGCAGTACTCCCCCAAGCTTCTCCTGGATTCCGGAGAAATCACAATTGAGAAATGCGCGCTTTAGAGCCATACTAAGCTCCCCGGGAATTCTTATCCCCTTTTTCAGAAGCAGGTACTCGGTGAAGGTAAGAGGTGGCACCCTGAGCTTCTTGGCCCTTCTCATCAAGTCGGGGTCAAGCTTAAGGGGGAGTGAGGAAGATCCGGTAACCACAATCATGAGATTGCTCGCGGAGTCATGGAGGTCTTTCACCGTAGTCCCAAAGTTCTCATCATAATGGGCTTCGTCGATGAACAGGAAGGTTGGCTGGCTGAGCTCTTCGATTCTTTCGCCGAGGAGACGCTCGTAGGCCTGAAGGAAGTCGTTCAGACTTATCCCCAACGGACGAAGCTTGTCGAGGGAGACGTAAACGAGTCTCTCCCTTGGGATTTGGGGGAGAAGTTTGAAATACATCTGGGCAAGCATGGTGGTCTTTCCAACACCACGAAGACCGTAAAGAACCAAAAGTTTGTTCTCCCGGATTTTAAGGAATAACTCGACTTCCTCTTTAAGGTCCGTGAGGGGTTTCCTCTCAGGTCTTTTTTCTCCAGTTGGGGTAAATACATACTTTCTAAGCCTTGCCTCAGCCGTGTCAATGGTTCTTCTCACAATGCTTTCCACGAGTCTTTCCTCCACAGCCCTCACCCAAGCGTAGTCTATTACAATGGGATAAAAAGCTATCGTTTTATACTATCTATTTGATATTAAATACAAGGGGAGCTGGGCTTTATTTCTCTAAACCTTTGTCACCCAACCCTGAAAGTCAGCCCTTTCTCCCTGGCCTTCCTCTCCACCTGAAGTCTAAAGGCACATGCCTTGCATATCTCCCCCGTCGTCGGCTGGCCGCATATCTTACAGCGGTTCAGCTCACTCGTCTTTTTGGTGTAGGTCTTGGCTATCAGCGGGAAGAGCTTGTCGTAGCTCCTGAGAATCTGGTATTTGGTGCCGGGGTGTTTTTCTTCCATCTCGTTGAGCCAGTCACGGATTTCGGCACGGAACGCCTCAACGGCATAGGGGCACTCACTCAGGTCAACCTCTATGTTGTTCAGAACCGCGTAGAGAACTATCTCCTTCTCGGGAATCTCACGGAGGGGCTTTATCCTGGGGACAAGCTCCGGATGAATTTCCTCGTAGTATGGACCCGTCCTGCCCAGTCGGGCTATGTCCCCGCGGAGGATGTTCATTATGAACATCTGGACCTCGTCATCTAAGTTGTGGCCCACCGCTAACTTGTCCGCTCCGACGTCTTTAGCCGCGTAGTTCAGAAGCCACCGCCTCCAGACGCCGCAGTAGGAGCAGGCACCCACTCTTTCCCCCTTCTCGAAGCTCCCCATTATCTTGACGGTCTCATCCAGCGTGAAGCCGATGTATTCCTTGAAGGAGTAGATACGATGCTCTATTCCGAGTTTTTTCGCGTTCTTCCTTGCTATCTCAACGCTGGGAGGCCTGTAACCGGCTATGCCTTCGTCTATCGTTATAGCAACCAGCTCGAAGGGGAACTTCTCGCGGAGCTTCGCCAGGAGGTGCATCAGAACTACGCTGTCCTTTCCCCCGGAGACCCCGATGGCTATCCTCTCGCCTCTCTTGATTAGACGGTACTTCTTCACGGTCTCCTTGAACTTCTTCTCGACCATCTCGTTGAAGTGCTTCCTGCAGTAGTACCTCCCCGTGTAACGTGCATGGTAGACCGCCGGCCTCCCGCAAACAGAACACTCCATGGGCTCACCGAGTGAATGGAAGGGGCACCCTTTAAAAAGGTTGGTTCCTACCGGGCCCGGTGAGAGCATGAACGTTGTTATAAAAACGGGTATTAAGAATCTTGACGAGATGCTGGGAGGAGGGATGCTGGACGACAGCGTGGTCCTTATCATCTACGACACCTACTCATTGGGCTGGTCCCTCGCGATTGAGCTCTTCAAGAGTTTCCTTGGGAGGGACTGCTTCGGTGTCGTCACGAGCTACTCCCTTCCCCTGAGCATGCTTGAGAAATACGCGGATATGCTGGGTTTTGATATTGAGGGGCAGGGGGAGATGAGCAACCTTGTGGTTCTGGACATCTTCGGCGCGGTTAACGGCATACCCCCAACCCGGCCGTTCGTTCGGTCTCCGGGGAGTGTTGACTCCAGCACGTTCCTCCCTAAGGTTTCCGCGCTTTACTATGAAATCCTCCGCGATGCAGGCAACAGAAAGCCTATTGGGCTCACGGTGGCACTGGACGGCTTTGCGACCATGTTTGGGGAGGACTCCGCTATGAAGCTGTTCCAGAGGAACATCGCGATGAAGGAGATGGCCAGGGCATCGGAGGACAGACCGAGGCCGATAAATCTTATGCTCCTAAATAAGGATCGTGTTTCCAAGAGGTTCCTCTCCTGGATATCCCACTACTCGGAGCACATAATCGAATTCGAACCAACGGACGTCCCGGGGAGGGAGAACCTTCTCGTTCGGAAGTCGCTGCTCCCAGATTTTGAACCGGGGATAGCGGAGTTCATGTTCTCTAGGGGAAAGGTGAAGGTGGTGTAGGAACGGCCACCCCCTGAAGGGTGACATGGGGTCACCTTATCAGGTTTACGAGGGCGGGCCAGAGATTCAGGGCCAGCAGTGCCAGTCCGGTTCCTATCGTGAAGTACCTGAGGGGATTTGCCACGCTCTTCGGCAGGTACTCCTTCAGCACGTCGTCCAGCATCCTGCCCCCGTCCAGTGGAACCAGCGGGAAGAGGTTCATGAGCCCTATCCCGAGGTTCAGCACGTATATCCAGTACAGCGTGAAGAAGAGCGGCAGGACTATCCCCTTATGGCCGACCCTGGAGACGACGTTCTGTGCCGGGTATATCCCTATGTAACCCCTCTGAGGATCCTGAGGATGAGCTCCCAGCTTCAGTCTGACGTTGAGCTTCTCTCCGTTTCTTAGGACCGTGAGCGTGAGCTCCTGTCCTGGCTTTGTTTTGTTCATGAACTTTATGAACTGGGTCAGGTCGTTTATGCTCTGACCATCCATTGCCACTATGACGTCACCCTTGTGAAGAACACCGTAGGCCGGCCCGTTTTCCAAGACCCCTGAGACGGCTATTCCAGCCGGCTGAAGGAGTGGGCTCACGGCCAGATTGATTATCATCAGTGTTATGAGTGCGGTTACTACGTTCGCCATTGATCCGGCGCCATAAACGCGCA
It includes:
- a CDS encoding ATP-binding protein, which translates into the protein MRAVEERLVESIVRRTIDTAEARLRKYVFTPTGEKRPERKPLTDLKEEVELFLKIRENKLLVLYGLRGVGKTTMLAQMYFKLLPQIPRERLVYVSLDKLRPLGISLNDFLQAYERLLGERIEELSQPTFLFIDEAHYDENFGTTVKDLHDSASNLMIVVTGSSSLPLKLDPDLMRRAKKLRVPPLTFTEYLLLKKGIRIPGELSMALKRAFLNCDFSGIQEKLGGVLLKFTERDVEDYLIQGSLPIYLTSGNPLEDAYEILRKIVEVDLVREGLSETTREKVLGLLLLLASGESLAYDDLSSTLGLAKATVEKMIEKLEDLEVIFPVRAYGSLGKVARKTPKYKFLAPMLRSAVLYEFGLFERDSKTLGMLLEDAVALYLHLLAKEKKLGLHYDAQKGGADFILKGHTTGVVVEVGWGRKSVRQVVKTMKKTGLTCGVVVHNGPLKKKGEVWFLPRELLLLML
- a CDS encoding CPBP family intramembrane glutamic endopeptidase yields the protein MIEFAVALLLWLLIFVPSSIIASLTSRGSPKKAGFVMQLTMFPLSFAVMGAPRRIGKVWIRLEHRIYPPAFILGFGASFVINLLEGSPSVPMEEFMPGGMERLLLLLLLAPLGEEALTRALVEGYLLSYGHFWDAIIFSAMLFALPHWAAYGKSERKRVVVTAGAFILGSVAGYLFALGA
- a CDS encoding transcriptional regulator encodes the protein MLDELAKLSKSPLGNPTRLAIALYLLSREKATFTSLRKALKLTAGNLEFHLKALEEAGIVRTYYGFGRRPRKFIEITDAGVEELGKVLEILRGVIE
- a CDS encoding TIGR00269 family protein → MECSVCGRPAVYHARYTGRYYCRKHFNEMVEKKFKETVKKYRLIKRGERIAIGVSGGKDSVVLMHLLAKLREKFPFELVAITIDEGIAGYRPPSVEIARKNAKKLGIEHRIYSFKEYIGFTLDETVKIMGSFEKGERVGACSYCGVWRRWLLNYAAKDVGADKLAVGHNLDDEVQMFIMNILRGDIARLGRTGPYYEEIHPELVPRIKPLREIPEKEIVLYAVLNNIEVDLSECPYAVEAFRAEIRDWLNEMEEKHPGTKYQILRSYDKLFPLIAKTYTKKTSELNRCKICGQPTTGEICKACAFRLQVERKAREKGLTFRVG
- a CDS encoding site-2 protease family protein; its protein translation is MSITLITVIAGIIIFWSVLYVLFGRREEREEGINVDMFIAMWRTKRLLGFIDGTAQKARKLWKVYGDIGIVVGFGGMSYVFYMLFRTAMSALRTRGAAQGVQLVIPGVTIPLWYGLIALIVVMVVHELSHGVVARADGLPLKSVGLVLLAVIPGAFVEPDEEELQKARLRTRLRVYGAGSMANVVTALITLMIINLAVSPLLQPAGIAVSGVLENGPAYGVLHKGDVIVAMDGQSINDLTQFIKFMNKTKPGQELTLTVLRNGEKLNVRLKLGAHPQDPQRGYIGIYPAQNVVSRVGHKGIVLPLFFTLYWIYVLNLGIGLMNLFPLVPLDGGRMLDDVLKEYLPKSVANPLRYFTIGTGLALLALNLWPALVNLIR
- a CDS encoding TIGR04140 family protein, which translates into the protein MRIVETPISLNELEEISEKSGANVRLTLLGKVERNGIPLGRVLIEGSPEEIERFMEKLRLARAGG